The following proteins are co-located in the Diaphorobacter sp. HDW4B genome:
- the cyoD gene encoding cytochrome o ubiquinol oxidase subunit IV: MSAAHNHAGHDHHDDHGHHDEGPHSTFSGYMTGFILSIILTAIPFWLVMAGVIADKKTAVLVLGGFAVVQIVIHMIFFLHMNGKVEGGWTMLSTIFTVVFVAIGIAGTLWVMFHMNTNMMPKHVMPDAPPAHSAPATHTP; this comes from the coding sequence ATGAGTGCAGCACACAACCACGCTGGTCACGATCACCACGACGATCACGGCCATCACGATGAAGGTCCGCACAGCACGTTCTCGGGCTACATGACGGGCTTCATCCTCTCGATCATCCTGACGGCGATCCCGTTCTGGCTGGTCATGGCCGGCGTCATCGCCGACAAGAAGACCGCAGTGCTCGTGCTCGGCGGCTTTGCCGTGGTGCAGATCGTCATCCACATGATCTTCTTCCTGCACATGAACGGCAAGGTCGAAGGCGGCTGGACCATGCTGTCCACCATCTTCACCGTCGTCTTCGTGGCGATCGGCATTGCCGGTACGCTGTGGGTGATGTTCCACATGAACACCAACATGATGCCCAAGCACGTCATGCCGGACGCACCACCGGCACACAGCGCGCCGGCAACCCATACACCTTGA
- a CDS encoding SURF1 family protein — MTDKVSTQGAAKRSVVTKAILTVVGIALFFGFVTLGTWQVQRRAWKLDLMERVETRLHQPPISVSQLPGSDSAASMGEQHAYQPVFAEGQWLADKTIFAQALTELGAGFWAITPLQTSTGQIVLVNRGFVPEGQRANAVPPSPGPTRVEGLLRASESGRGFLRENDAANNKWYSRDVNAIGKALGLNNVAPFFIDQGIPSNAHVNANANANTDSGPGAAALQGPWPRSGMTVVKFHNSHTVYILTWYGLALMVLGAAWLVVRHERKKAEGPDSASDA, encoded by the coding sequence TTGACCGACAAGGTCTCCACACAGGGCGCTGCCAAGCGCTCTGTGGTCACCAAGGCGATTCTCACGGTGGTGGGCATCGCCTTGTTTTTTGGCTTCGTCACGCTCGGCACTTGGCAGGTGCAACGCCGCGCGTGGAAGCTCGATCTGATGGAGCGCGTGGAAACGCGACTGCATCAACCTCCGATTTCCGTCTCGCAACTGCCTGGCTCCGACTCCGCAGCCAGCATGGGCGAGCAACATGCCTACCAGCCCGTCTTCGCCGAAGGCCAGTGGCTGGCCGACAAAACCATCTTCGCGCAGGCACTGACCGAACTCGGCGCGGGCTTCTGGGCCATCACGCCGCTGCAGACATCGACCGGCCAGATCGTGCTCGTCAATCGCGGCTTCGTGCCCGAAGGCCAGCGCGCCAATGCCGTGCCGCCCTCGCCCGGCCCCACACGTGTGGAAGGCCTGCTGCGCGCCAGCGAATCCGGTCGCGGCTTTCTGCGCGAGAACGACGCCGCCAACAACAAGTGGTACTCGCGTGACGTGAACGCCATCGGCAAGGCGCTTGGTTTGAACAACGTCGCTCCGTTCTTCATCGACCAGGGCATTCCCAGCAACGCCCATGTGAATGCCAACGCCAACGCCAACACCGACAGCGGCCCCGGCGCTGCCGCACTGCAAGGCCCGTGGCCGCGCAGCGGCATGACGGTGGTGAAGTTCCACAACAGCCATACCGTCTACATCCTGACCTGGTACGGCCTCGCCCTCATGGTGCTGGGCGCTGCGTGGCTGGTTGTCCGCCACGAACGCAAGAAGGCCGAAGGCCCCGACTCGGCAAGCGACGCCTGA
- a CDS encoding ATP-binding protein, with protein sequence MNTSSGSIVDQTGIPARALRSPALHAGLKNLHLLIQLRWIAVIGQVFTIEVAHYTLNLQLPVQEMLMVVTCLGIFNVVTMLRWRTGRGVRNVELFLALLVDVAVLTVQLYLSGGTSNPFVFLYLLQIAVGAMLLRGGYIWTIVVITALCFFVLSIHHINLPITHDPVHGLASPYVIGLLVCFVINATLIVVFITRIARTLRQRDARLAAARQRATEEEHVVRIGLLASGAAHELGTPLSTMAVILGDWKRDPTLSKDAMVLEEIAEMQVQVQRCKKIVSEILMSAGETRGEASTETTVCRFLDSLAAEWKRTRYVNTFVYDNQFGEDSPMVADATLEQMVFNVLDNARDASPHWVALIAERSKTALVITVCDDGPGFSKEILAQYGKPYVSSKGKPGGGLGLFLSMNVARTLGGSVQARNRADSGAVVTITLPLASIVLPETTGDTETTKNSEIGESHAKH encoded by the coding sequence ATGAACACCAGCAGCGGCAGCATCGTGGACCAGACCGGCATCCCCGCCCGGGCCTTGCGCTCGCCAGCGCTGCATGCCGGTCTGAAGAACCTGCACCTGCTCATCCAACTGCGCTGGATCGCCGTCATCGGGCAGGTCTTCACCATCGAGGTCGCGCACTACACGCTGAACCTGCAACTGCCGGTGCAGGAAATGCTGATGGTGGTCACCTGCCTCGGCATCTTCAACGTGGTCACCATGCTGCGCTGGCGCACCGGGCGCGGCGTGCGCAACGTGGAGCTGTTTCTCGCGCTGCTGGTGGATGTGGCCGTGCTCACCGTGCAGCTTTATCTCAGCGGCGGCACCAGCAACCCGTTCGTCTTTCTCTACCTGCTGCAGATCGCCGTGGGCGCGATGCTGCTGCGCGGCGGCTACATCTGGACGATCGTGGTGATCACCGCACTGTGCTTCTTCGTCCTCTCCATCCACCACATCAACCTGCCGATCACGCACGATCCGGTGCACGGACTGGCAAGCCCCTACGTCATCGGCCTGCTCGTGTGCTTCGTGATCAACGCCACGCTGATCGTCGTGTTCATCACCCGCATCGCCCGCACGCTGCGCCAGCGCGATGCGCGTCTGGCCGCCGCACGCCAGCGGGCCACCGAAGAAGAACATGTCGTGCGCATCGGCCTGCTCGCCTCCGGCGCAGCGCATGAACTGGGCACGCCGCTGTCCACCATGGCCGTGATTCTGGGCGACTGGAAACGCGACCCCACGCTCTCCAAGGACGCCATGGTGCTCGAAGAAATCGCCGAAATGCAGGTGCAGGTGCAGCGCTGCAAAAAGATCGTGAGCGAGATTCTGATGTCCGCTGGCGAGACGCGCGGCGAGGCATCGACCGAAACCACCGTCTGCCGCTTTCTCGACTCGCTCGCCGCCGAATGGAAGCGCACGCGCTACGTGAACACCTTCGTCTACGACAACCAGTTCGGAGAAGACAGCCCCATGGTGGCCGATGCCACGTTGGAGCAGATGGTATTCAACGTGCTCGACAATGCCAGAGACGCCTCACCGCACTGGGTGGCGCTGATCGCAGAACGCTCCAAGACCGCGCTGGTCATCACCGTCTGCGACGACGGCCCCGGTTTTTCCAAGGAAATCCTGGCCCAGTACGGCAAACCTTATGTGTCGAGCAAGGGCAAGCCGGGCGGCGGTCTGGGCCTGTTCCTGTCGATGAACGTGGCCCGTACTCTGGGCGGCAGCGTGCAGGCACGCAACCGCGCGGACAGTGGTGCAGTGGTGACGATCACTTTGCCGCTGGCCTCCATCGTTCTGCCCGAGACGACTGGCGACACCGAGACAACAAAGAATTCCGAGATTGGCGAGTCCCATGCAAAACATTGA
- a CDS encoding response regulator transcription factor, with protein sequence MPDTPDEPQDDDEQRLLLIVEDDEAFGRTLARSFERRGYKVLHTDSLEHMEKLLETNDPGYAVVDLKLKGEATGLTCVRKLHAHDEDMLIVVLTGYASITTAVEAVKLGACHYLAKPSNTDDIEAAFGLTEGNEDVELTNRSSSIKTLEWERIHEVLAETGFNISEAARRLGMHRRTLTRKLEKRRV encoded by the coding sequence ATGCCGGACACACCGGACGAGCCGCAGGACGACGACGAGCAACGCCTGCTGCTGATTGTCGAAGACGACGAGGCCTTCGGCCGCACCCTCGCCCGCTCGTTCGAGCGCCGTGGCTACAAAGTGCTGCACACGGACAGTCTGGAGCACATGGAGAAGCTGCTCGAAACCAACGATCCGGGCTACGCCGTCGTCGACCTGAAACTCAAGGGCGAAGCCACCGGCCTTACCTGTGTGCGCAAGCTGCACGCGCATGACGAGGACATGCTGATCGTCGTGCTGACCGGTTATGCCAGCATCACCACCGCCGTCGAAGCCGTGAAGCTCGGTGCCTGCCACTACCTCGCCAAACCGTCGAACACCGACGACATCGAAGCCGCCTTCGGACTCACCGAAGGCAACGAAGATGTGGAACTGACCAACCGCTCCAGCAGCATCAAGACACTGGAATGGGAGCGCATCCACGAGGTGCTGGCCGAAACCGGCTTCAACATCTCCGAAGCCGCACGGCGCCTGGGTATGCACCGCCGCACGCTCACGCGCAAACTGGAAAAGCGCCGGGTTTAA
- a CDS encoding CYTH domain-containing protein — protein MPTEIERKFLVRDRSIVSELVGVKMAQGYLADNGMIVRVRVAGDKGFLTLKGKTVGLSRAEFEYEIPLADAQALLADFATLGRIEKVRYYLPVNELTFEIDVFEQELAGLVTAEVELPSEDHPVPPLDWLGEDVSHDPRYRNSELAVSRTVPR, from the coding sequence ATGCCTACAGAAATCGAACGCAAATTCCTCGTCCGCGACCGCTCCATCGTGTCGGAGCTGGTGGGAGTCAAGATGGCCCAAGGCTACTTGGCAGACAACGGCATGATCGTTCGCGTGCGGGTGGCGGGCGACAAGGGCTTTCTCACGCTCAAGGGCAAGACCGTCGGCCTGTCGCGCGCGGAGTTCGAATACGAAATTCCGCTCGCCGATGCGCAGGCCCTGCTCGCCGACTTCGCCACTTTGGGCCGGATTGAGAAAGTGCGTTACTACCTGCCCGTGAACGAGCTGACCTTCGAGATCGATGTGTTCGAGCAGGAGTTGGCAGGTTTGGTCACCGCCGAGGTGGAACTGCCGTCCGAGGATCATCCCGTTCCTCCACTCGACTGGCTGGGCGAGGATGTGAGCCACGATCCGCGTTACCGCAATTCGGAACTCGCGGTCAGCCGCACCGTTCCGCGTTAA
- a CDS encoding sulfite exporter TauE/SafE family protein — MEFSGVPSWLVMAAGVFVLAGLVKGVVGLGLPTVAMGLLALRMAPAEAAALLIIPSLITNLWQMLPLKTLPALFKRMWPMQLGICAGTAVGAYLFGAPAGAWANVALGVALIVYAGWALLGAQWRVAAGNEKWLSPLIGSVTGCVTAGTGVFVIPAVPYLQALQMQRDELIQAMGLCFTVSTLALAAGLARNGSFNAGDVGWSAVLLVPALLGMQIGAWLRSRLSPVVFKRCLMVSLLLLGASMVLR, encoded by the coding sequence ATGGAATTTTCAGGAGTGCCTTCATGGTTGGTCATGGCCGCAGGCGTGTTTGTGCTGGCGGGGTTGGTCAAGGGCGTTGTCGGTCTGGGGCTGCCGACCGTCGCCATGGGGCTGCTTGCACTGCGCATGGCCCCTGCGGAGGCAGCGGCGCTGCTCATCATTCCGTCGCTGATCACCAATCTCTGGCAGATGCTGCCGCTCAAGACCTTGCCCGCGCTGTTCAAGCGCATGTGGCCGATGCAACTGGGCATTTGCGCGGGCACGGCGGTGGGGGCGTACCTGTTCGGTGCACCTGCTGGCGCGTGGGCGAATGTGGCGCTGGGTGTGGCGCTGATCGTCTATGCGGGCTGGGCGCTGCTGGGTGCTCAATGGCGTGTGGCGGCGGGCAACGAGAAGTGGCTGAGCCCGCTGATCGGTTCTGTGACGGGCTGTGTCACCGCTGGCACGGGCGTGTTTGTGATTCCCGCCGTGCCGTATTTGCAGGCGCTGCAGATGCAGCGCGACGAGCTGATTCAGGCCATGGGCTTGTGCTTCACCGTCTCGACTCTGGCGCTGGCTGCAGGACTGGCACGGAATGGCAGTTTCAACGCGGGTGACGTGGGCTGGTCTGCCGTGCTGCTGGTCCCCGCGCTGCTCGGCATGCAGATCGGGGCTTGGTTGCGTTCGCGGCTCTCGCCCGTGGTGTTCAAGCGTTGTCTGATGGTGAGTTTGTTGTTGTTGGGTGCGTCGATGGTGTTGCGCTGA
- a CDS encoding macro domain-containing protein, protein MIKEVAGDILLSKADLLAHGISAHDPFDSGLALALRERWPSLVKDFRHDTRSKAIAEGEVWRWTGVQEGGGVRKILNLVTQDTLGQGPHAKPGKASLENVRHALQNMAKHVRAEKVTSIALPRLATGVGGLSWDEVKPLIQQYLGELGVPVIVYTTYHKNEQANEGL, encoded by the coding sequence ATGATCAAAGAAGTAGCAGGCGACATTCTGCTGAGCAAGGCCGATCTGCTGGCGCATGGCATTTCGGCGCACGACCCGTTCGACAGCGGCCTGGCGCTCGCGCTGCGCGAGCGCTGGCCGTCGCTGGTCAAGGACTTTCGCCACGACACGCGCTCCAAGGCGATTGCCGAGGGTGAGGTGTGGCGATGGACCGGCGTTCAGGAGGGCGGCGGCGTGCGCAAGATTCTGAATCTGGTCACGCAGGACACCTTGGGGCAGGGCCCGCATGCCAAGCCCGGCAAGGCCAGTCTCGAAAATGTGCGCCACGCGCTGCAGAACATGGCCAAGCATGTGCGCGCCGAAAAGGTCACCAGCATTGCGTTGCCGCGTCTGGCGACGGGCGTGGGTGGCCTTTCGTGGGACGAGGTGAAGCCGCTGATCCAGCAGTATCTGGGTGAGCTGGGCGTGCCGGTGATCGTCTACACGACTTATCACAAGAACGAGCAGGCCAACGAAGGGCTCTGA